Proteins encoded together in one Candidatus Margulisiibacteriota bacterium window:
- the ftcD gene encoding glutamate formimidoyltransferase yields the protein MTKLIECVPNFSEGVDSGIIEEIVSAIRSAKVRDLHSDPDHNRSVVTMWGEPQVIKQAAFELTEKAIQLLDIREHAGVHPYIGAVDVIPFIPLKDCSMAETVALARELGKELWEKLKLPVFFYGEAARVKERRDLPMVRKGGYRALKQEINTPRRCPDVGTGLHASAGAVAVGAREFLIAFNVNLKGRELDLAQSIAKNIREKNGGLPGVRALGLELPSRGLTQVSVNIVDHQKTSLKKLFDEINKWAKEYEVEIEGSELVGMIPASACFEGMKEYLHLPCLKEEMIIDRCL from the coding sequence GTGACTAAACTTATCGAATGCGTCCCCAATTTTTCTGAAGGGGTCGATAGCGGGATTATTGAAGAAATAGTTTCTGCTATTAGGTCTGCCAAGGTAAGAGACCTCCACTCCGATCCCGATCACAATCGCTCCGTTGTTACGATGTGGGGGGAGCCGCAAGTGATCAAGCAGGCTGCTTTTGAGCTGACCGAGAAAGCGATCCAACTTTTAGATATCCGCGAGCATGCCGGCGTCCACCCATATATCGGAGCAGTAGACGTTATTCCCTTTATACCTCTGAAGGATTGCTCAATGGCAGAAACAGTTGCCCTGGCCAGGGAGTTAGGAAAAGAATTATGGGAAAAATTAAAGCTTCCGGTCTTTTTCTACGGAGAAGCCGCGCGGGTTAAAGAACGCCGTGATCTCCCAATGGTCCGTAAAGGGGGCTACCGAGCCCTTAAACAAGAGATTAATACTCCCCGGCGCTGTCCTGACGTTGGGACAGGTTTGCACGCAAGCGCCGGCGCGGTAGCGGTTGGCGCGCGAGAGTTCCTGATCGCCTTTAACGTTAACTTGAAAGGCCGAGAACTCGATCTAGCCCAATCGATTGCCAAGAACATCAGGGAGAAAAACGGCGGTCTGCCTGGAGTTAGAGCGCTTGGTTTAGAGCTACCCAGCCGCGGCTTGACCCAGGTCTCGGTGAATATCGTCGATCATCAAAAAACCTCGCTCAAAAAGCTCTTTGATGAGATCAATAAATGGGCGAAAGAATATGAAGTCGAGATCGAAGGCTCGGAACTGGTCGGAATGATCCCGGCGAGCGCTTGTTTTGAGGGGATGAAAGAGTATTTACATCTTCCTTGTTTAAAGGAAGAGATGATTATTGACCGTTGCTTGTAA
- the ftsH gene encoding ATP-dependent zinc metalloprotease FtsH gives MKANWRVIATYLVVFLLGAAIIAPLFSTEKKVAELPFSSFLDSADQGKLSQVTISGDVITGELKDKTSFRTHALNYPNLVPMLREKGVSIKVESPVESSWAWNLAIQLLFPIVFFFFLWWLIMRQAQGANSQAMSFGRANAKQQSGKVTVTFADVAGVDEAKEELKEIVDFLKNPAKYQALGAKIPKGLLLMGPPGTGKTLLARAIAGEAGVPFFSISGSDFVEMFVGVGASRVRSVFEQAKKQTPSIIFMDEIDAVGRHRGAGLGGGHDEREQTLNQLLVEMDGFDPKANTIVIAATNRPDILDPALLRPGRFDRRIVLDKPDLKGREDILKIHAKGKPFANDVELSIIARRTPGFSGADLENVLNEAAILAARTDKKEVGNEEVEEAVDRVIAGPEKKSKVISDNEKSRVAYHEVGHAVLSQILKNTDKVHKISILPRGMALGYTLQLPLEDKYLVTRSQAVEEITVLLGGRVAEEMIFNEPSSGAHNDLERSTDLAKRMVTEFGMSKLGPRTFGRKDRQIFLGRDIAEMKDYSEQTADEIDHEIERIISECHDRARALLLKNRVKVEEMAKLLIEKETLENSTLEEALKGLQGD, from the coding sequence ATGAAGGCTAATTGGCGCGTTATTGCGACATATTTGGTTGTTTTCCTGTTGGGAGCGGCGATAATTGCCCCTCTTTTCAGCACGGAAAAAAAAGTTGCGGAACTGCCGTTTTCCAGTTTTTTAGATAGCGCGGATCAAGGGAAGCTAAGCCAGGTAACGATCTCTGGCGATGTGATCACCGGTGAGTTGAAAGATAAGACCAGCTTTCGCACCCATGCCCTCAATTACCCAAATCTTGTCCCGATGCTCCGTGAAAAAGGGGTTTCCATTAAGGTTGAATCACCGGTCGAATCAAGCTGGGCTTGGAACCTGGCGATTCAGCTCCTTTTTCCGATCGTCTTCTTCTTTTTTCTCTGGTGGCTGATTATGCGGCAGGCGCAGGGGGCCAATAGCCAGGCGATGTCTTTTGGCCGGGCAAATGCCAAGCAGCAATCAGGGAAGGTAACGGTTACCTTTGCCGATGTTGCCGGGGTTGATGAGGCGAAAGAAGAGCTCAAAGAAATCGTTGATTTTCTCAAGAATCCCGCCAAATATCAGGCATTAGGGGCAAAGATACCCAAAGGGCTTCTGTTAATGGGACCTCCGGGAACCGGAAAGACTCTTTTAGCCAGGGCAATTGCCGGAGAAGCCGGGGTCCCTTTCTTTTCGATCTCGGGATCAGACTTTGTCGAGATGTTTGTCGGGGTAGGTGCTTCCCGGGTCCGTTCAGTCTTCGAACAAGCCAAAAAACAGACCCCCTCGATTATTTTCATGGACGAAATTGACGCAGTAGGCCGCCATCGCGGCGCCGGACTTGGCGGCGGGCATGATGAGCGGGAACAAACCCTCAACCAGTTGCTGGTCGAAATGGATGGCTTTGATCCAAAAGCAAATACTATTGTTATTGCCGCGACCAACCGGCCGGATATTCTTGATCCGGCACTGTTGCGTCCCGGCCGCTTTGACCGCCGGATCGTGCTGGACAAGCCCGACCTGAAAGGTCGCGAAGATATATTAAAGATCCATGCCAAAGGAAAGCCGTTTGCCAATGATGTTGAATTGTCGATCATTGCCAGGCGGACTCCGGGGTTCTCCGGCGCCGATTTGGAGAATGTTTTAAATGAAGCGGCAATCCTGGCCGCGCGGACCGATAAAAAAGAGGTTGGGAATGAGGAGGTTGAAGAAGCGGTCGATCGGGTGATCGCCGGGCCGGAAAAAAAGAGCAAAGTTATTTCCGACAACGAAAAATCAAGGGTCGCCTATCATGAGGTTGGCCATGCTGTCCTTTCCCAGATCTTAAAAAACACAGACAAAGTCCACAAGATCTCGATCTTGCCGCGCGGCATGGCCCTGGGTTATACCCTGCAACTTCCGCTTGAAGACAAATACCTGGTGACCCGTTCGCAAGCGGTTGAAGAGATCACTGTTTTACTGGGCGGGCGGGTGGCCGAAGAGATGATCTTCAACGAACCAAGCTCTGGCGCCCACAACGACCTGGAACGATCGACCGATCTGGCCAAACGGATGGTGACCGAATTCGGCATGAGCAAGCTTGGCCCCCGGACCTTTGGCCGCAAAGACCGGCAGATCTTTTTGGGTCGCGACATTGCCGAGATGAAGGATTATTCAGAGCAGACCGCCGATGAAATAGATCATGAAATCGAGAGGATTATTTCCGAATGCCACGATCGGGCGAGAGCGCTTCTCTTAAAGAACCGGGTCAAGGTTGAAGAGATGGCCAAACTGCTTATCGAAAAAGAGACCCTGGAGAACAGCACCCTGGAGGAGGCGCTCAAAGGGCTGCAGGGTGACTAA